In the Helianthus annuus cultivar XRQ/B chromosome 11, HanXRQr2.0-SUNRISE, whole genome shotgun sequence genome, one interval contains:
- the LOC110890069 gene encoding GBF-interacting protein 1 isoform X1, with product MSSGEARVSIPHNARKLIQQVTKTLTHNHTDAFVYSTLIDSAMDPAEATRRLKMIHDIREIAGKHSVEDVYTMLKECNLDANEAAQRLLYIDTFHVVKKKHDRRKIISSDVSQENKQTRGNQWRGDKGGRGTFYASKVFEDVGGGRNLSSGKEYGATNRVEKVLKPAVPGHMGKENNIVHVSNSCANVNGTPALSNGNYNHKLASVSPADIASPTSDHVVVSSQNTKHMCAVGTIKCEIVKRSGSNESNARIPAGKKFTADQSGTGTISIIAEAVDSDRKSNVAEKNQISDSSQPLLSSTQNSGQVVNSIQDNQQHPQSLKEPLNDLVPEEESELTISASKLDVMLEKLTLSSHQAVIFPDHIQVPEKYKSQFVFGTLDVTIDDCKPISVTESTQQNEVVKEPSLSNGNASAIAQEGEVQDHVSEDVSCLEDNIAPESSAPTHEQTVEIVPPPPSTGFQNIPVLQTTRDYYGYMPPLMGPHFVQLDLPEPQNGHSQAVSSVGQSPVTQPAIASQSTLALSPPLFPYFRPYPNYIPYNPYFPHMYLPPNAHLLTHGVFPQPSLPPTAVNVHHMAATAGLTIPTPSQNKQGSNEDNTASETKDNTILSTVQQVEDTQARAQAPLDLPNILPNYFYGFPHGQHMAAFSPLQAAALYHSSQTMTAQSTIQPPFMYQQPPPTGGTIEHSQHQHAPQINHNDTALVNTGTG from the exons ATGAGCAGCGGCGAGGCTAGGGTTTCCATTCCTCACAACGCCCGTAAACTTATTCAACAAGTCACCAAAACCCTAACCCACAACCACACCGATGCCTTCGTATACTCCACCCTCATCGACTCCGCCATGGATCCCGCCGAAGCTACCCGCAGATTGAAGATGATTCACGACATTCGAGAGATTGCCGGAAAGCACAGCGTTGAGGATGTCTATACAATGCTCAAAGAGTGTAATCTCGATGCTAatgaagctgctcagaggctGTTGTATATCG ATACTTTTCATGTGGTTAAAAAGAAACACGACCGGCGAAAAATC ATAAGCAGTGATGTTTCTCAAGAGAATAAACAGACACGGGGTAATCAATGGAGGGGAGATAAGGGTGGGCGAGGGACTTTCTACGCGTCAAAAGTTTTTGAAG ATGTTGGCGGTGGGAGAAATTTGAGTTCCGGGAAGGAATATGGTGCTACTAATCGCGTAGAGAAGGTTTTGAAGCCAGCCGTGCCAGGTCATATGGGAAAAGAAAACAACATAGTACATGTGTCAAA TTCTTGTGCCAATGTCAATGGTACACCAGCTTTATCCAATGGGAATTACAACCATAAGCTTGCATCTGTATCACCTGCAG ATATCGCATCCCCTACCTCGGATCATGTTGTCGTTTCATCTCAGAACACCAAGCACATGTGCGCTGTGGGTACAATAAAATGTGAGATCGTAAAACGTAGTGGTTCTAATGAATCAAATGCAAGAATTCCAGCTGGCAAGAAGTTTACTGCTGATCAGTCAGGTACAGGTACCATTTCCATTATCGCAGAAGCTGTAGATTCTGACCGAAAGTCGAACGTAGCTGAAAAGAACCAGATCTCAGATTCTTCGCAGCCTCTTTTGTCGTCAACCCAAAACAGCGGACAGGTTGTCAATTCTATTCAGGATAATCAGCAGCATCCTCAATCATTAAAAGAGCCTCTAAATG ATTTGGTTCCCGAAGAAGAATCTGAGTTGACTATATCAGCTTCGAAACTTGATGTGATGTTGGAGAAGTTGACGTTATCTTCTCACCAAGCTGTTATTTTCCCTGATCATATACAAGTTCCCGAAAAATATAAAAGTCAGTTCGTATTCGGAACTTTGGATGTCACTATCGATGATTGCAAGCCTATTTCCGTTACTGAATCTACTCAGCAAAACGAAGTTGTAAAAGAACCTTCTTTGAG CAATGGAAACGCTTCCGCAATAGCGCAGGAAGGTGAAGTTCAAGATCATGTTTCTGAAGATGTATCGTGTTTAGAAGATAACATCGCACCTGAATCTTCTGCTCCAACACACGAGCAGACGGTGGAGATAGTACCCCCTCCCCCTTCAACGGGATTTCAGAATATTCCGGTTCTTCAAACCACAAGGGACTACTATGGTTATATGCCACCTCTTATGGGCCCACATTTTGTGCAACTTGATTTACCTGAGCCACAG AATGGGCACTCTCAAGCTGTATCTTCAGTGGGTCAGTCTCCGGTAACACAACCTGCAATCGCTAGCCAGAGTACTTTAGCGTTATCCCCACCGCTGTTTCCTTATTTCAGACCATATCCAAACTACATCCCTTATAACCCGTATTTCCCGCATATGTATTTGCCGCCAAATGCCCATTTGTTGACCCACGGTGTCTTCCCTCAGCCATCACTGCCACCAACTGCTGTCAATGTCCATCATATGGCGGCAACAGCAGGGCTGACGATACCTACTCCTTCACAGAACAAACAAGGAAGTAACGAAGATAATACCGCATCTGAAACAAAAGATAACACTATTCTTTCAACGGTTCAACAG GTTGAAGATACACAAGCTCGGGCTCAAGCACCTCTCGATTTACCAAATATACTGCCAAATTATTTCTACGGCTTCCCACATGGACAACACATGGCGGCCTTTTCGCCTTTACAAGCTGCTGCGCTTTATCATTCTTCACAGACCATGACCGCTCAATCTACCATACAACCGCCATTCATGTATCAACAACCACCACCTACTGGCGGTACGATTGAACACTCTCAACATCAGCATGCACCACAGATAAACCATAACGACACCGCATTAGTGAACACGGGGACTGGTTGA
- the LOC110890069 gene encoding uncharacterized protein LOC110890069 isoform X2 encodes MSIQCSKSVISMLMKLLRGCCISLNQGLLFDGCAGFGSIYTFHVVKKKHDRRKIISSDVSQENKQTRGNQWRGDKGGRGTFYASKVFEDVGGGRNLSSGKEYGATNRVEKVLKPAVPGHMGKENNIVHVSNSCANVNGTPALSNGNYNHKLASVSPADIASPTSDHVVVSSQNTKHMCAVGTIKCEIVKRSGSNESNARIPAGKKFTADQSGTGTISIIAEAVDSDRKSNVAEKNQISDSSQPLLSSTQNSGQVVNSIQDNQQHPQSLKEPLNDLVPEEESELTISASKLDVMLEKLTLSSHQAVIFPDHIQVPEKYKSQFVFGTLDVTIDDCKPISVTESTQQNEVVKEPSLSNGNASAIAQEGEVQDHVSEDVSCLEDNIAPESSAPTHEQTVEIVPPPPSTGFQNIPVLQTTRDYYGYMPPLMGPHFVQLDLPEPQNGHSQAVSSVGQSPVTQPAIASQSTLALSPPLFPYFRPYPNYIPYNPYFPHMYLPPNAHLLTHGVFPQPSLPPTAVNVHHMAATAGLTIPTPSQNKQGSNEDNTASETKDNTILSTVQQVEDTQARAQAPLDLPNILPNYFYGFPHGQHMAAFSPLQAAALYHSSQTMTAQSTIQPPFMYQQPPPTGGTIEHSQHQHAPQINHNDTALVNTGTG; translated from the exons ATGTCTATACAATGCTCAAAGAGTGTAATCTCGATGCTAatgaagctgctcagaggctGTTGTATATCG TTGAATCAAGGCTTGTTGTTTGATGGATGTGCTGGTTTTGGATCAATCT ATACTTTTCATGTGGTTAAAAAGAAACACGACCGGCGAAAAATC ATAAGCAGTGATGTTTCTCAAGAGAATAAACAGACACGGGGTAATCAATGGAGGGGAGATAAGGGTGGGCGAGGGACTTTCTACGCGTCAAAAGTTTTTGAAG ATGTTGGCGGTGGGAGAAATTTGAGTTCCGGGAAGGAATATGGTGCTACTAATCGCGTAGAGAAGGTTTTGAAGCCAGCCGTGCCAGGTCATATGGGAAAAGAAAACAACATAGTACATGTGTCAAA TTCTTGTGCCAATGTCAATGGTACACCAGCTTTATCCAATGGGAATTACAACCATAAGCTTGCATCTGTATCACCTGCAG ATATCGCATCCCCTACCTCGGATCATGTTGTCGTTTCATCTCAGAACACCAAGCACATGTGCGCTGTGGGTACAATAAAATGTGAGATCGTAAAACGTAGTGGTTCTAATGAATCAAATGCAAGAATTCCAGCTGGCAAGAAGTTTACTGCTGATCAGTCAGGTACAGGTACCATTTCCATTATCGCAGAAGCTGTAGATTCTGACCGAAAGTCGAACGTAGCTGAAAAGAACCAGATCTCAGATTCTTCGCAGCCTCTTTTGTCGTCAACCCAAAACAGCGGACAGGTTGTCAATTCTATTCAGGATAATCAGCAGCATCCTCAATCATTAAAAGAGCCTCTAAATG ATTTGGTTCCCGAAGAAGAATCTGAGTTGACTATATCAGCTTCGAAACTTGATGTGATGTTGGAGAAGTTGACGTTATCTTCTCACCAAGCTGTTATTTTCCCTGATCATATACAAGTTCCCGAAAAATATAAAAGTCAGTTCGTATTCGGAACTTTGGATGTCACTATCGATGATTGCAAGCCTATTTCCGTTACTGAATCTACTCAGCAAAACGAAGTTGTAAAAGAACCTTCTTTGAG CAATGGAAACGCTTCCGCAATAGCGCAGGAAGGTGAAGTTCAAGATCATGTTTCTGAAGATGTATCGTGTTTAGAAGATAACATCGCACCTGAATCTTCTGCTCCAACACACGAGCAGACGGTGGAGATAGTACCCCCTCCCCCTTCAACGGGATTTCAGAATATTCCGGTTCTTCAAACCACAAGGGACTACTATGGTTATATGCCACCTCTTATGGGCCCACATTTTGTGCAACTTGATTTACCTGAGCCACAG AATGGGCACTCTCAAGCTGTATCTTCAGTGGGTCAGTCTCCGGTAACACAACCTGCAATCGCTAGCCAGAGTACTTTAGCGTTATCCCCACCGCTGTTTCCTTATTTCAGACCATATCCAAACTACATCCCTTATAACCCGTATTTCCCGCATATGTATTTGCCGCCAAATGCCCATTTGTTGACCCACGGTGTCTTCCCTCAGCCATCACTGCCACCAACTGCTGTCAATGTCCATCATATGGCGGCAACAGCAGGGCTGACGATACCTACTCCTTCACAGAACAAACAAGGAAGTAACGAAGATAATACCGCATCTGAAACAAAAGATAACACTATTCTTTCAACGGTTCAACAG GTTGAAGATACACAAGCTCGGGCTCAAGCACCTCTCGATTTACCAAATATACTGCCAAATTATTTCTACGGCTTCCCACATGGACAACACATGGCGGCCTTTTCGCCTTTACAAGCTGCTGCGCTTTATCATTCTTCACAGACCATGACCGCTCAATCTACCATACAACCGCCATTCATGTATCAACAACCACCACCTACTGGCGGTACGATTGAACACTCTCAACATCAGCATGCACCACAGATAAACCATAACGACACCGCATTAGTGAACACGGGGACTGGTTGA
- the LOC110890070 gene encoding nucleotide-sugar uncharacterized transporter 2: MMFKGMELITSVFGRKSFLKRKDSDAGEAARALEELRGSLYNELRTSEGAKRQQQRLCGPVVALTFNFLVSVGIIMGNKLVMGKVGFNYPILLTLIHYTSAWLLLAVLKALSLLPPSPPTKTTPFSLLFALGAVMAFASGLANTSLKHNSVGFYQMAKIAVTPTIVVAEFILFRKIVSFYKVLALAVVSVGVAVATVTDLEFNMFGACIAIAWIIPSAINKVLWSDLQQKRNWTALALMWKTTPITIFFLVALMPWLDPPGALSFKWNLNNSMAVLISALLGFLLQWSGALALGATSATSHVVLGQFKTCVILLGGYLLFSSDPGYASICGAFVAICGMSVYTSLNINETRDTSNHIPKQTFDNQNEKTVANGV, translated from the exons ATGATGTTCAAAGGAATGGAGTTGATTACTTCTGTTTTTGGTAGAAAATCATTCCTAAAAAGAAAAGATAGTGATGCAGGGGAAGCAG CGCGAGCATTAGAAGAACTTAGAGGATCACTCTACAATGAACTCCGAacatcagaaggagctaaacgtCAACAACAACGATTATGTGGCCCTGTTGTCGCATTAACCTTCAATTTCTTGGTTTCCGTTGGAATCATCATGGGAAACAAACTA GTAATGGGGAAAGTTGGGTTTAATTACCCAATCCTTTTAACCTTAATCCATTACACATCTGCGTGGCTGCTACTCGCGGTTCTCAAGGCTCTGTCCCTCTTGCCACCGTCTCCTCCAACGAAAACGACACCATTCTCGCTGCTTTTTGCTTTGGGAGCAGTCATGGCTTTTGCTTCTGGCTTGGCCAATACCAGTCTCAAGCACAACAG TGTAGGCTTCTACCAAATGGCGAAGATTGCGGTTactcccaccattgttgttgcaGAGTTCATTCTTTTCAGAAAGATTGTTTCTTTTTATAAG GTACTCGCGTTGGCTGTTGTTTCAGTTGGTGTAGCGGTTGCAACCGTGACAGATTTGGAGTTCAATATGTTTGGTGCGTGTATAGCGATTGCATGGATAATCCCAAGTGCCATAAACAAAGTATTGTGGTCTGATCTCCAACAGAAAAGAAACTGGACCGCTTTAGC GTTGATGTGGAAAACAACCCCAATAACTATATTCTTCTTGGTAGCTTTGATGCCATGGTTGGACCCACCAGGAGCATTATCCTTCAAATGGAACCTCAACAACTCCATGGCAGTACTCATTTCTGCACTTCTGGGCTTCCTCCTGCAATGGTCCGGAGCGTTAGCTCTCGG AGCAACATCAGCAACATCACACGTGGTATTAGGTCAATTCAAGACTTGTGTCATCCTTCTTGGAGGCTACTTGCTCTTCAGTTCAGATCCCGGTTATGCAAGTATTTGCGGAGCCTTCGTAGCAATTTGTGGGATGTCAGTTTACACATCGCTCAACATAAACGAGACTCGAGACACAAGTAATCACATACCTAAGCAAACATTTGATAATCAAAACGAAAAAACTGTAGCTAACGGTGTATGA
- the LOC110890071 gene encoding coiled-coil domain-containing protein 22 homolog, which yields MSVSVSNRGERSMEESHEILLNSLSKAGVPIPPEVSSVQDLTPEALVSICAHSLRIISNSDSFPITLPESMADRFTVCTDLASSVKDLGYIGDMSFHKFLYPSEEDMYKLIRFLVGRLSESSRTAVSPETEDDNATTTTHVDILERSVNDADDRQDLHTKVEDLKLRTDDVASHTIQYAEDVVTENGNRREDSDTNNAILIEDARCSRNSVGGKVEVISQEDGQHKRERSMSPLQDKSSQESVRTSDKTEILINQENVFTDEMKAKSLMLQQLEEQHDMLKAAMEMACDEHTPLESYITQLSKQIDAKKHNIAEMESKWETIIKPLKDEKRNFEEDLCAKQPESQEKHQQWKKLEQDLESTLSETNQREKELLNLKEEIEKLPKSASRRSYIERIKEITKNSRKQDIDIERILKDTRDLQLESNMIQERLHRTYAVVDETLLREAKKDQVGEQAHILLTTIHESFQEISEKILAADRTRREETDLETKLSSIATRSLNMDKLQVDLDAIRKENEYLESRLGNP from the exons ATGAGTGTGAGTGTGAGTAATCGTGGTGAGAGATCAATGGAAGAATCACACGAGATATTATTAAACTCACTTTCAAAAGCCGGAGTTCCGATCCCGCCGGAAGTTTCCTCCGTTCAAGATCTAACACCGGAAGCTTTAGTATCGATCTGTGCTCATTCGCTTCGTATAATTTCAAACTCGGATTCATTTCCGATCACTTTACCGGAATCTATGGCCGATCGGTTCACTGTATGCACCGATCTCGCTTCATCTGTTAAAGACCTAGGTTACATCGGCGATATGAGCTTTCATAAG TTCCTGTATCCATCTGAAGAAGACATGTATAAGCTGATTAGATTTTTGGTTGGGAGGCTCTCTGAATCGTCTCGAACTGCAGTATCACCCGAAACAGAGGACGATAATGCCACTACAACAACACATGTTGATATTCTGGAAAGATCCGTTAACGATGCTGATGATAGACAGGATTTGCACACTAAAGTTGAAGACCTGAAACTGAGAACCGATGATGTGGCATCACATACAATTCAGTATGCTGAAGATGTTGTGACTGAAAATGGTAATAGAAGAGAGGATTCAGATACCAATAATGCCATATTAATAGAGGATGCTCGGTGTTCTAGAAACTCTGTCGGTGGTAAGGTCGAGGTTATATCTCAGGAAGATGGTCAACATAAACGTGAGCGGTCAATGTCGCCTCTTCAAGACAAATCATCCCAGGAAAGTGTACGGACGAGTGACAAGACAGAAATTTTAATAAATCAAGAAAATGTGTTTACAGATGAAATGAAGGCAAAATCATTGATGCTACAACAATTGGAAGAGCAACATGATATGTTGAAAGCAGCAATGGAAATGGCTTGTGATGAACATACCCCTTTGGAGTCCTACATAACACAGCTCAGTAAGCAAATAGATGCAAAGAAACATAATATAGCAGAAATGGAGTCAAAATG GGAAACAATCATAAAGCCTTTAAAAGACGAGAAAAGAAATTTTGAAGAAGATCTATGTGCAAAACAACCCGAGTCTCAAGAAAAACATCAACAGTGGAAAAAACTCGAGCAGGACTTAGAGTCCACATTGTCTGAAACAAATCAAAG AGAAAAGGAACTTTTGAATTTGAAAGAAGAAATTGAGAAACTACCGAAGTCGGCATCAAGAAGATCCTACATTGAGCGGATAAAAGAGATTACTAAAAACAGCCGAAAACAAGACATTGACATAGAACGTATTTTGAAAGATACCCGAGATCTTCAACTGGAGAGCAACATGATTCAAGAACGCCTGCATCGAACTTACGCTGTGGTAGATGAAACACTTCTAAG GGAAGCAAAGAAGGACCAGGTAGGAGAACAAGCGCACATTTTGCTGACAACCATCCATGAGAGTTTTCAAGAAATTTCAGAGAAGATCCTTGCAGCTGACAGAACGCGTAGAGAAGAAACGGATCTCGAAACTAAGCTTTCAAGTATTGCTACCCGAAGTTTAAACATGGACAAACTACAAGTGGATCTTGATGCCATCAGGAAAGAAAATGAATACCTTGAATCTCGTTTGGGTAATCCTTAA
- the LOC110890072 gene encoding ABC transporter G family member 26 has product MHSGCQHEIEDLSNSSPQSTGAMQITGSNGIVHNFDINAQSCNRNRSSSQIDIQDDSCCSIKDRPLPIFLKFEDIEFKVKMSKATPGNPVKAVMSKVASHTNTEQDNYKQILKGITGSIGPGEILALMGPSGSGKTTLLKVIGGRLRENVKGNVTYNDVPYSPALKRRIGFVTQDDVLYPQLTVEETLIFAAFLRLPGSMSRKQKYERVEVILKELGLERCRKTRVGGGFISGISGGERKRTSIGYEILVDPSLLLLDEPTSGLDSTSATKLIQILRENAKLGRTIVTTIHQPSSKVFHMFDKILLLSEGHPMYYGKARESMSYFTSLRFIPDIAMNPAEFLLDLATGQVNDITAPDDIATPKGTSEYERAVIRYVQHRYKIELESKEKEANHRSSGKVPEHLRLAIQVKKDWTISWWDQFLILFKRTYRERWRDYFDMLRIIQSLGVAALLGLLWWKSSYATEAHLRDQIGLLFYVCIFWTSSSIFGAVYVFPFEKYTLVKERKADMYRLSAYYACSTLCDMIAHVTYPTIFMSILYFMVGFKKTLQCFSLTLLVILLIAITSQGAGEMFGAAVMSIRRAGNVASLILMLFLLTGGYYVQNIPEFMQWLKYISFMYHGFRLLLKVQYSGDELYECESIGGCRPLQSSPSFDTVNLKGGWKEVWMLLGMGVAYRLLAYICLRRKISQCNI; this is encoded by the exons ATGCATTCCGGGTGCCAACATGAAATCGAGGACTTATCAAATTCATCTCCTCAATCAACGGGTGCAATGCAGATTACCGGCAGCAATGGGATTGTTCATAATTTTGATATAAAtgctcaaagttgtaatagaaACCGATCGAGCTCTCAGATTGATATACAAGATGATAGCTGCTGCTCCATTAAAGATCGTCCGCTTCCCATTTTCCTCAAG TTTGAAGATATAGAGTTTAAGGTGAAAATGAGCAAAGCAACTCCTGGTAATCCAGTGAAAGCGGTTATGTCAAAGGTGGCTTCACACACGAACACCGAACAAGACAACTATAAGCAGATTTTAAAGGGCATAACAGGAAGCATCGGCCCGGGTGAGATCCTTGCTTTAATGGGTCCTTCTGGTAGTGGAAAAACAACCCTTCTGAAAGTTATAGGGGGGAGATTGCGCGAAAACGTTAAGGGAAATGTCACATATAATGATGTTCCATATAGTCCAGCTCTTAAAAGAAG GATTGGATTTGTTACACAAGATGATGTGCTCTACCCGCAATTAACGGTTGAGGAAACGCTAATTTTTGCGGCGTTTTTAAGACTTCCGGGCAGCATGAGTCGAAAGCAGAAATATGAAAGAGTTGAGGTCATTCTTAAGGAACTAGGACTTGAAAG atgtcgAAAAACACGAGTAGGAGGAGGATTCATAAGTGGGATATCCGGGGGTGAACGGAAAAGAACAAGTATAGGATATGAGATCCTGGTTGATCCTTCATTGTTATTACTTGACGAACCGACTTCAGGCCTTGATTCCACATCAGCAACCAAACTCATTCAGATTCTAAGAGAAAATGCTAAG CTGGGGAGGACAATCGTCACAACGATCCACCAACCGTCAAGTAAAGTGTTTCATATGTTTGACAAGATATTATTATTATCTGAAGGACATCCGATGTACTACGGAAAGGCAAGAGAATCAATGAGCTATTTCACGTCTCTAAGGTTCATCCCCGATATAGCCATGAACCCTGCAGAGTTTCTGCTAGATTTGGCAACGGGTCAAGTAAATGACATTACCGCCCCTGATGATATCGCGACTCCTAAAGGCACTTCTGAATATGAAAGGGCGGTCATCAGG TATGTGCAACACAGGTACAAGATCGAACTGGAAAGCAAAGAGAAAGAAGCGAATCATAGAAGTTCGGGAAAGGTCCCCGAACATCTTAGATTAGCAATTCAAGTGAAGAAAGATTGGACGATAAGTTGGTGGGACCAGTTTTTAATATTGTTCAAGAGAACATATAGAGAAAGATGGAGGGATTACTTTGATATGCTAAGAATAATTCAATCTCTTGGAGTTGCAGCCCTGTTAGGCCTTCTATGGTGGAAATCTAGCTATGCTACCGAGGCTCACCTAAGAGATCAG ATTGGGTTGTTGTTCTACGTGTGTATCTTTTGGACATCTTCATCAATATTTGGAGCTGTATACGTGTTCCCATTTGAGAAATATACTCTGGTAAAAGAAAGAAAAGCGGATATGTACAGGCTAAGTGCTTACTACGCGTGCAGCACGTTATGTGACATGATCGCACACGTTACTTACCCAACTATTTTCATGTCCATTTTGTATTTCATGGTTGGATTCAAGAAAACTCTACAATGTTTCTCTTTGACATTGTTAGTGATCTTATTAATAGCCATAACCAGCCAA GGTGCGGGTGAAATGTTTGGGGCTGCAGTGATGAGCATTAGACGGGCAGGCAATGTTGCTTCATTAATACTAATGTTGTTTCTTCTCACTGGAGGTTACTATGTTCAG AATATACCGGAATTCATGCAATGGTTAAAGTATATATCATTCATGTACCATGGGTTCAGGCTGCTACTGAAAGTGCAGTACTCGGGTGATGAGTTATACGAGTGTGAAAGCATAGGTGGATGTAGGCCGTTGCAGAGTTCACCATCATTCGATACTGTAAACTTAAAAGGAGGGTGGAAAGAAGTTTGGATGCTGCTAGGAATGGGGGTGGCGTATCGTTTGTTGGCTTATATTTGTCTTAGAAGAAAGATTAGCCAATGCAAtatttga